The following coding sequences are from one Microaerobacter geothermalis window:
- a CDS encoding YheC/YheD family endospore coat-associated protein, which yields MVRIGVLIYRYTNRSFEEKPFLADLTKAGMELGVEVFIFSPQDVSEKRGWIKGDTFNTKQNRWETGHFPLPDIIYDRLRYHATPAFQEYIRFRKYSSLPFMNNRLASKWKIHQLLYQDPSIKIYLPETVFYQNPNQIFKLSEKYSSLFLKPINGTGGRHILKIKKEKDHHFSVLGRNVKRHIIVKTHLSPSELVYFVNHWIQREKTYILQQGLNIQLENNRVSDVRVLIQKTNGEHWGITGMGVRTGQKNSVTSNLHGGGSAEKITPFLQRNFDTGKAMSIIGEIEQMSKKISKNLESHFGRLVELGLDIGVDKEGKPWLIEINPKPARKIFLYLKDKETYILSLKRPLLYGLYLIETSISKRSRTEV from the coding sequence ATGGTGCGAATCGGTGTACTTATCTATCGGTATACCAATCGTTCATTTGAAGAAAAGCCATTTCTTGCTGATCTTACCAAGGCCGGAATGGAGTTGGGAGTAGAGGTCTTTATCTTTTCCCCACAGGATGTCTCTGAAAAAAGGGGATGGATCAAAGGAGATACCTTTAATACAAAACAGAACCGCTGGGAAACTGGCCATTTCCCTTTACCAGATATCATTTATGACCGTCTTCGCTATCACGCTACACCCGCCTTTCAGGAATATATCCGCTTTAGAAAGTATTCGTCTCTCCCTTTTATGAACAACAGACTGGCCTCCAAATGGAAAATTCACCAATTATTATATCAGGATCCTTCTATCAAAATATATTTGCCGGAAACCGTGTTTTATCAGAATCCAAATCAAATTTTTAAGCTGTCGGAGAAATATTCTTCTCTATTTTTAAAACCCATAAATGGTACAGGCGGACGACACATTTTAAAAATAAAAAAAGAAAAAGATCACCATTTCTCAGTCCTTGGAAGAAATGTGAAACGGCATATCATAGTAAAGACACATCTATCCCCCTCCGAATTGGTCTATTTCGTCAACCATTGGATCCAAAGAGAAAAAACGTATATCCTTCAACAAGGTTTAAATATTCAACTGGAAAACAACAGAGTTTCCGATGTCCGGGTACTCATTCAAAAGACTAACGGGGAGCATTGGGGCATTACCGGAATGGGAGTGAGAACAGGACAAAAAAACAGTGTGACATCCAATTTGCATGGGGGAGGTTCTGCTGAGAAAATCACACCTTTTCTTCAGCGGAATTTTGACACAGGAAAAGCGATGTCCATTATCGGTGAAATAGAACAAATGTCTAAAAAGATATCCAAAAATCTAGAATCCCACTTCGGACGTCTAGTTGAACTGGGCTTAGACATTGGAGTGGATAAAGAAGGAAAGCCATGGTTGATCGAGATTAATCCGAAACCGGCCAGAAAAATATTCCTTTACTTGAAAGATAAAGAAACGTACATTCTATCGCTGAAAAGACCCTTACTGTATGGACTCTATTTAATCGAGACTTCCATTTCCAAAAGAAGTAGAACTGAAGTTTAG
- a CDS encoding GNAT family N-acetyltransferase, producing MEIKSLNPSQFVKLKKSLLQFVISHGERKITSRAIQWIKELEPLKLDQPGYFLLIAAEEKKLLGLTAVANYGTEESFVVVHKRERQQGISQEMIKFLFQQIDKIYGRVSLDNIPSIKMCLSMGMVGFKLVEGPTGKPTMWFARGNWNPKDVE from the coding sequence ATGGAAATTAAAAGTTTAAATCCTTCCCAGTTTGTGAAACTTAAAAAAAGTTTATTGCAATTTGTCATTTCCCATGGAGAAAGGAAAATTACATCAAGGGCAATTCAATGGATAAAAGAATTAGAACCGCTCAAATTGGATCAACCCGGGTACTTCCTCCTTATAGCAGCAGAAGAAAAAAAGCTTCTGGGACTAACAGCAGTAGCCAATTATGGTACTGAAGAATCTTTTGTAGTTGTTCATAAAAGGGAGAGACAACAAGGAATTTCCCAAGAAATGATCAAATTCTTGTTTCAACAGATAGACAAAATATACGGTCGTGTCTCACTGGATAATATCCCCAGCATCAAGATGTGTTTATCAATGGGAATGGTTGGATTTAAACTAGTAGAAGGGCCTACCGGAAAGCCAACCATGTGGTTTGCCCGAGGAAACTGGAATCCAAAAGATGTGGAGTAG
- a CDS encoding YheC/YheD family endospore coat-associated protein, whose translation MNTSQIQITFLPNGWHILTSQPIKKRMRWGAENVPLSITPQTEANHPGSYTNMLAKNREDGSIKIGPLIGILTMKGKTKPFRGNIRNFVDIIATAKKIGGLVFIFTPENIDWKHRQIHGYYLNQKGWSPVLFPFPDVVYNRIPYREEEQKPKAQLTLERLSNFPNLYLYNPHFFNKWTLFEWLKQFKTLPCSLPETAQIETKNQLHDFLETYQSIYLKPIRGKAGNGIIRIDKSNDHYLLKYQDKDIQHKKCKTLHEAWNLIQPYIRKQGYIIQQGVPLLTYQGNPFDCRVLVQKNGKGEWVVTGVGIRVAGRYGITTHVPRGGKIAKPHQVLKAAFHSDQYADLMRRIEECALKMALHIEHHVATVGEMSMDLGISADGKLWFFEANAKPMKFDEPDIRQRSLIHIIQYAQYLSFFK comes from the coding sequence ATGAATACAAGTCAAATACAAATCACATTTCTCCCTAACGGATGGCATATCCTTACCTCACAACCGATCAAAAAAAGGATGAGATGGGGGGCGGAGAATGTCCCCCTTTCAATTACTCCCCAAACCGAAGCCAACCATCCGGGATCCTATACGAATATGCTTGCAAAAAATAGGGAAGACGGTTCCATAAAGATTGGCCCACTCATTGGAATTTTAACGATGAAAGGAAAAACCAAACCCTTTAGGGGGAATATCCGCAACTTCGTAGATATTATTGCAACGGCAAAAAAAATTGGAGGACTTGTATTCATTTTTACCCCAGAAAATATTGACTGGAAACACCGACAAATCCACGGTTATTACCTGAACCAGAAGGGTTGGTCACCCGTATTGTTTCCCTTTCCTGATGTCGTCTACAACCGGATTCCATACAGGGAAGAAGAGCAAAAGCCAAAAGCCCAATTAACGTTGGAAAGACTCTCAAATTTTCCTAATCTTTATTTATATAACCCTCATTTCTTTAACAAGTGGACATTATTCGAATGGCTTAAGCAATTCAAAACACTCCCATGTTCTCTTCCAGAAACAGCCCAGATAGAGACCAAAAATCAACTTCATGATTTTTTGGAAACCTATCAGTCCATTTACTTAAAGCCCATCAGGGGAAAAGCAGGAAATGGAATCATTCGAATAGATAAATCAAATGACCATTATTTACTTAAATACCAGGATAAAGATATTCAGCATAAAAAATGTAAAACTTTACATGAAGCGTGGAACCTGATACAGCCTTATATCAGGAAACAGGGATATATCATTCAACAGGGAGTTCCGCTTTTAACTTACCAGGGAAATCCCTTTGACTGCAGAGTACTTGTTCAAAAGAATGGGAAAGGAGAATGGGTTGTTACCGGAGTTGGAATTCGTGTAGCAGGGAGATATGGAATAACCACTCATGTGCCAAGGGGCGGCAAAATTGCCAAACCCCATCAGGTACTAAAGGCAGCATTCCACTCGGATCAATATGCTGATTTAATGAGGAGAATAGAAGAATGCGCACTAAAAATGGCCCTTCACATCGAACATCATGTTGCAACGGTTGGAGAGATGTCGATGGATTTGGGGATTTCTGCTGATGGGAAATTATGGTTTTTTGAAGCCAATGCCAAACCGATGAAATTTGACGAACCGGATATCCGCCAACGTTCTCTAATTCACATCATTCAATATGCTCAATATCTAAGTTTCTTCAAGTAA
- the aceA gene encoding isocitrate lyase — MTKKDVVKEIQESWETDPRWKGIERTYSAEDVVRLRGSVQIEYTLAKMGAERLWNLLHTEKFINALGALTGNQAVQQVKAGLKAIYLSGWQVAADANLAGQMYPDQSLYPANSVPHVVKRINQAFQRADQIHHAEGKNDIYWFAPIVADAEAGFGGPLNVFELMKSMIEAGAAAVHFEDQLSSEKKCGHMGGKVLIPTQNAIRNLIAARLAADVMGVPTLIVARTDANGAHLITSDIDPRDQEFLTGERTSEGFFRMRGGLDAAIARGLAYAPYADLIWCETSEPNVEEARRFAEAIHAQFPGKLLAYNCSPSFNWKKKLDEATIASFQEQLGEMGYKFQFVTLAGFHALNHSMFELAREYKDKGMAAYSELQQAEFASEKYGYTATRHQREVGTGYFDEVSMVISGGTSSTTALTGSTEEEQFTEAI; from the coding sequence ATGACAAAAAAAGATGTGGTGAAGGAGATTCAGGAGAGTTGGGAAACAGACCCTCGTTGGAAAGGGATTGAAAGAACATATTCTGCAGAGGATGTTGTTCGTCTTCGCGGATCTGTTCAAATTGAGTACACCCTTGCCAAGATGGGTGCTGAACGTCTATGGAATCTGCTGCATACAGAAAAATTCATTAATGCCCTTGGAGCATTAACGGGAAATCAGGCTGTTCAACAAGTAAAGGCAGGACTAAAGGCCATTTATCTGAGCGGCTGGCAGGTGGCAGCAGATGCTAATCTGGCTGGACAAATGTATCCTGACCAAAGTCTTTATCCCGCCAATAGTGTCCCTCATGTGGTAAAACGGATCAATCAGGCGTTTCAGAGAGCTGATCAAATCCATCATGCCGAAGGGAAGAATGATATTTATTGGTTTGCTCCAATTGTTGCCGATGCCGAGGCAGGATTTGGCGGTCCATTAAACGTATTCGAATTGATGAAGAGTATGATTGAGGCAGGAGCTGCTGCCGTTCATTTTGAGGACCAGCTTTCCTCTGAGAAAAAATGTGGACATATGGGTGGAAAGGTGCTGATTCCTACTCAAAACGCTATTCGAAATTTAATTGCTGCCCGATTGGCTGCCGACGTCATGGGTGTCCCAACCCTTATCGTGGCCCGTACTGATGCCAATGGAGCCCATCTGATTACCAGTGACATTGATCCAAGGGATCAAGAATTTCTGACTGGAGAGAGAACATCCGAAGGATTTTTCAGAATGAGGGGTGGTTTGGATGCAGCTATTGCAAGAGGATTGGCCTATGCACCTTATGCTGACCTCATTTGGTGTGAAACCTCAGAACCCAATGTGGAGGAAGCGAGACGTTTTGCCGAAGCGATCCATGCCCAATTTCCTGGAAAGCTTTTAGCCTACAATTGCTCCCCATCCTTCAACTGGAAGAAAAAGCTTGATGAAGCTACTATTGCGTCCTTCCAGGAGCAATTGGGAGAAATGGGATATAAATTCCAATTTGTTACTTTGGCTGGCTTCCATGCATTAAACCATAGTATGTTCGAACTGGCCAGAGAGTATAAAGATAAAGGAATGGCAGCTTACTCTGAACTGCAGCAGGCGGAATTTGCCAGTGAAAAGTATGGTTATACCGCAACCAGACATCAGCGTGAAGTGGGAACTGGATATTTTGATGAGGTATCCATGGTGATCTCTGGCGGAACTTCTTCTACAACAGCTTTAACCGGTTCTACGGAAGAAGAACAGTTTACCGAAGCCATCTAA